Below is a window of Dietzia timorensis DNA.
TTGTTCGGCACCTCGCTCGTAGAGCCTGGTGAGAAAGGTGAGTGGGGCTACTGAACCGTCGCCATCATCGGCAGGCGCCAGCCCTGCGCTGATAACGGTCGCGTTCTCATCCGCAGCGTGGATGGAGTCGTAGCTTTGATCAAGCATGAGCGCGTAGTCATCGGGGTCGGGCTGATTCCAGAATCGTTGGGTATTTGGCTCGTTCCAGATCTCGTAGCCTTCGACGTCATCCCCGTAACGTTTGGCAACCTCGCCTGCGAAGTTCGCGAAGACGCGCGCGGTTTCCTCGGGCTCGTCATCCATGAGGTCGCGTGCCCAGTCCGGGGCGTGGTTGAGCAGGAGGAGCGGGACCAGGTCGTTGTCCAGGGCGGCCTTGATCTTGTGATCGACATTCGCCCAGGCGTATTCCCCGCGAGTGGGCTCCACCTCGGACCATAGGACACCGAGGCGAATCCGTGATGCCCCGGCCGCCCGCGCTTCATGCATACTGGCGGCAAACTCGGCCGGCGGGGAAGCATCGATTTCGTGATTACCCGCGATGCCGAAGGAATCGCACAGTGCGGACGGATCCGACAGGGAAATGGCCGCAGTGGCATCGTCGGCTGGTCGGGATGAACGGTCGGAGATTATCGCGTAGCTTGCGGCGACCGCTATGACGGCGATGGTCAGCAGGGCCCCTGCCACATGCCACTGGCGTGTCGAGGCCTGCGAAACTCGTCTAGTCACGGGAAATTCCTTGCCACATCGAGGCAATGGTGGAGGTCAGGTCGTGTTCGTTCACAGCGGCCTCACGGCCGACGCGACGCAGGCTCTCGTTCTTCTCCCGATCCGAGGTGAGGTGCCGGATCCCGTGGGCGAGTGCCGACGAATCGCCAGGTGCCACGAGGAGGCCGCGGCCGTCGCGAAGATAGTCCGCCGAGCCGCCGTGGTTCGTGGCGATTACCGGAACACCTGACGCCATCGCTTCGAGCACCCCGAGCGGACCGGCCTCCGGCGAGGTCGATGGTGAAAGCATCGCATCCCACCGGGTGAACACGCTGGATTTGTCGACGTGGCCGAGGAATCGAACGCGATCGGTGAGTCCGAGTTCGGTGACCTTGGTGCGAAGGAATTGCTCGTAGTCTTCCGAACCGGGAAATGCCGAGCCCGCGATCTCGAGAGTCACCCCAGGTGCCTTGGTGAGCGCGTCAATGGCGACGTGCTGGCCCTTCCACGAGGTGAGTACGGCGAGCACGCCCACGACGGGAGTTCGATTTTGCGGAGGTGTGACAGGCTGCGGCGGGATGCTGACGCCGTTCGGGCGGACGACGACGTCGTGGACGTAGCTTTCGACCGAGCGCGCGGTCGTCGAAGATACGGCAATGGCGAGGGTCAGCGCACGGCCGCCAAGGCGTGCCGCGATCTGCTGTTTCCGGTGGGTGATGGTGTCGTGAACGAGCCACACTATGCGGGGCCGTCGCCGGGACCTTCGAGTCGAGCCGGAGTATAGGCGTTCGGCAAAAGCGACACCGATCGCCGGCAAGGCCATCGTCGAGTTGACCAGGACGACGTCGGCGTCCCGAGCCTCGCGACGGATGCGAGCCCCCGACTGCAGCCATCGAAGAGGAAGCGTGGCGAGGCGCACAATACGTCCGATTCGGGATTCGGCCGCGCCGGGACGAGTGGAGCCCGGCGTCATTGCTGGTATTTCCACGTGCCGGGCGAGGGCGGATCCCTTTTCTGCGAGCGGACCGTACGGGCATAGCAGCTCCCGATCCCAACCTTCTTTCCCGGCATGGGCGAGGAGGTCGAGGAGCACCGATTCGGCGCCGGACATGTGCGCACCGGCATTAACGGCGAGGATTCGCATTCAACCACCAATCAGTTCGATGCGACGCAGGTGGAAAGCGCCGGCTGGCGATGTTACCACCCGTTCTCGCGGTGGATTCGCCGACATCGCTGTGGGGGTCCGTGCGTCAACTCTGGGAGGGGAGGTGGTCGAGCCCACCGGCGCTTCCTGTGACATCTGGACCGTCCACACTTCCGGTGGGGAGCCCTGGTTCGAAATTCTTGTTGCAGTGCGATAGCGCGGACGAGATCGAGTTGACCACGGGTTTCGGTTGGCCCGACCGAGTGAGAAGGCCGAAGTAGCCCTCCCGATCGAGAGAGCCCTGTCCGGTATCTCGGAGCGTGTAGAGGAAGAGTGGACCCCACTGCTCGTCGTTGATCATCATGTCCATTGCCTCTTCGGTGATGGCAGCCTGCTGTGCTCGGCTCACGCTGTTGAGGCCGCCCGTTGGCGCGCCAAACTCCGTCGACCAGAACTGTTTATCACCGTCTCCGAAGTCGGCCATCATGGTGCGTACGCGCTCCATCACGCGGAAGGAATTCCACTTCGAGTCGCTGCTCGGCAGGAGCGGATAGGAGTACGGGTGGACACCGATGGCGTCGGTGTAATTCTTCGCCCCCAACTCATAGAGGCGATGGATAAAGTCGAAGGCGTCCACGGTCGTCTCGGTGTTTGCGGCGGGCGCTGGGCCGCCATTCATCACCGTGGCCGAAGGGTCTTTGGCGTGAATGGCCACGTAAGCCCGCTTGAGGTATTCGAAATAGTCGTCCGCGGAGGGGCTTTGCCAGTAGTAATCGAGATTGGGCTCGTTCCAGATTTCGTAGCCTTCGACCCTTGTGCCGTAGCGCTCGGCCACCGCTCCCGCGAATGCGCTGAATTCTTCGGCGTGCTCCGGCACGTCCGCCCGGTCGACCCAGGTCGGCTCCGTATTGAGCAAGAGCATTGGCGTGATCCCGGCATCGATGACTGCGTTCACCCGCTCGTCGAGCGCTTTCCAATCGTAGTGGCCGGGCGTGTGCTCGACTTCGCGCCAGTTCGCACCGAGCCGGTAGCGATCAGTGCCCACGCTAGCCGCGAGCTCCATGTCCGCTCGAAAATCCTCGACGGGCACGTGCTCCATGATCGGGTGTCCGGCAACGCCGACGCCCTGGCATTTTGCGCCGAGATCGATTTTCTCCGCCATTAGATCGGGCTGCCGTGCCGGATTCTCGATCGCCACGGCGCCGGCGGTGATGACTGCGACCGTGAGGAATGCGCTGAGGAACTGCGCGGCTCCGGGGAGTTTGAGCGGACGACTATTTAGCGGCATCGAATTCCATTTCTGAGGTGAGCTAAATACCTGCGATGAATAGGTCGATATTCAGTTTAGGTTAGGTACAGAATGAAAGAAGTGTTTTCTCATGAGTCGCATTTCGTCGCGCCCGTAACTCTATGGTTGGCAATCAAATTCAATCTGAATTCATTCTGTTGTTGGCGTTAATTGGTGGAGAAAGGCGTTCCTTCGGGTGGCGTGGGGTAAGAACTTCCGAATTGGGGAAATGCTGACGGGGGATGCCGCCTCGCTCGGATTGGGCACTGGTGCGAAGCAAGCGAGTGGGTCGAATTTGGACGAACGCACTCTACTGCGTGAATCGTGCGGCTACTGTGTGCTGCGTAAACGTCGATTGCCGCCGCTCGGACAGGCCGGGCTCGTGGGTTCGGCCGGCGGGAGGAGAGTCAGTGGGCGCAGTGAAGTCGTGGCAGTCGGGGGCTGGTGTCGGCAGTGGTTCGGTTCGAAAAGCATCACGCGGCCTTCGGAGGAGTCGTCGACAGTGTGCGTTGGGGATGACGGCGGTCTTGTTGTTCGCTGGGTCCGCCGTCATACCTCCAGTGGCGCAGTCGCAACCGGCGCCGTCCGGAAGCGCTGCTAACCACACGAGTTCGTTGGGGCAGGCGGACGAACTGAGCAACATCGTCAATCCTGGTGACGATCGCTCGTTCTACGAGCTAGACCAGGCGGTGGATCTCGCCGCGGCGCAGCCGGGGGACGTGCTGCGACAGCGGGAGATTTCGCTTCATCTCGCGGGGCTTGCGACTCCGGTGAGGGTGACGCAGCTGCAGTACCGCACCACCGATACGCAGGGGCGCCCGGAATTCAACGTGACCTCGGTGCTGCATCCGACCGTGCCCGCCGACGGTCGGGTCGTCGCGTACCAGTCGGCGTACGACTCGCTCAACGCAGAGGACGGACCCTCGCGCTCGTTGGCCGGAAACTTCTCGTTGGGAGGCGGTATCGCCACGGCCGAGACGGCGGTGATGTTGCCGATCCTGCAATCGGGAGCGAGTGTGGTGATGGCCGACACCGAGGGGGTGGACGCGAATTTCGCCGCGGGACCCGAATACGGAATGGCGACGATCGACTCGCTGCGCGCGGCGAAGAACGCCGAGGCAGGGGGAGTGCGGGCGGACTCGCCGGTCGCGATGATCGGCTACTCCGGCGGCGCGATCGCGACGAACTGGGCATCGATACTGATGAACACCTACGCGCCCGAACTTCGCCCCGATATCGTCGGCGCGGCCCAGGGTGGCCTGCTGGTGAACCCGCTGAACAACCTCACCTATGCGATCGAGGGGCCGCTGTGGTCCGGCGTGGTGATGATGGCGATACTCGGCCTGGCGCGCGCCTACGAAGTCGATGTCGATCCCTATCTCACCGATACCGGGAAGTACTTCGCGGACGAGATGGAAAAGGCGTCGATCACCGATGGGTTCGGGCGCCTGGCAGGCATGTCCTGGGAGGACATCGTCAAGCCCGAATATCCTTCGCCGCTCGACGTTCCGCCGATCAAAGAGATCGTCGAGAAGGTGAACATGGGCACGGCGCCGGTCCCCGATATTCCTATGCTGCTCGTTCAGGGCGGAGGCGGCTACATCGAGCTGACTCCGCCGGGCGGGGAGAACACCGGCGCCGGCGACGGCGTGATGGTTGCGGGCGACGTGCGCGCTCTGGCACACCGCTATTGCGAGGCCGGAACCCCGATCGTGTACCGCGAGTACCCGATCGCGAGCCACGTGATGGCGGGTATCCCCTACGCGCTCGAGACGGTCGGATGGGTCAACGACCGCTTCGCCGGCAAGCCCGCGCCGAACAACTGTGGCACCTACCCGGCGGGCAACGATCTCACTCGCGGCGGGCAGGGCGGAACGTTTCCGGTGCCGATCTCGCAGTCCTGACAGTTCAGGCCGGCATGATCTCCGAACGAATGAGGAACCGTTTTCCCTCGGGCGATTCGAGCGAGAAACCGCCGCCGCGCCCATCCACCACGTCGACCGTGATGTGGGTGTGTTTCCACAGCTCGAACTGTTCGCGGCTCATCCAGAAATCGAGTTCGGCGACGTCATCCGGCAAATCGGGCAGGGTAAAGGTTCCCAGCAGGATGTCGGAGTCCCCGGTGCGGAACTCGCCTTGCGGATAGCACATCGGGGATGAGCCGTCGCAGCAGCCTCCGGACTGGTGGAACATGAGCTGCCCGTTGCGGTTCGCGAGTTTCTGCAGCAGTTCGATGGCCGCGGGCGTGAGGCCCACGCGGCTCGTGGATTCGCCCTCGATGGTGGGTGTGGACGCTAGTGACGAAGTGGTCATGGCGCACCTCCTGGTGTGTAGTCCATTCTCGCGTCAGACGGGGGAGAAGACAATGGTGGGGCGCCCGGCGCTCGCCGAACACCCCACCACAGTCGTGCGTACTTCCGCTTGCGGCCCTAGAAGAAGCCCATCTTGGACGGATCGTACGAGACGAGAAGGTTCTTCGTCTGCTGGTAGTGGTCGAGCATCATGAGGTGGTTCTCGCGGCCGATGCCCGAGCTCTTGTAGCCACCAAACGCGGCGTGCGCCGGGTAGTTGTGATAGTTGTTCACCCACACTCGGCCGGACTGGATCTCGCGGCCGGCACGGTAGGCAACGTTCCCGTCGCGCGACCACACGCCGGCGCCGAGACCGTAGAGGGTGTCGTTCGCGGTCTTCATCGCGTCGGCGTAGTCGTTGAACCGCGCCACCGAGACGACGGGGCCGAAGATCTCCTCCTGGAAGATGCGCATCGAATTGTCGCCCTCGAAGATCGTCGGTTCGACGTAGAAGCCGCCGGACAGGTCGCCGCCGAGGTCGGCCTGCTTGCCGCCCGTACGCACCTTTGCGCCCTCCTGCTTGCCGATGTCGATGTAGCTGAGGATCTTTTGCAGCTGGTCGTTCGAGGCCTGCGCGCCCATCATGACGTCGGTGTCGAGAGGGTTACCGGTCTTGATCGCCTGCGTGCGGGCGGTCACCGTGTCCATGAATGGGTCGTAGATGGAGTCCTGCACGAGCGCGCGCGAGGGGCAGGTGCAGACCTCGCCCTGGTTGAGCGCGAACATCGTGAAGCCCTCTTGCGCCTTGTCCCAGAACGCGTCGTCTTCGCTCATCACATCGGAGAAGAAGATGTTCGGGCTCTTGCCGCCGAGCTCGAGGGTCACAGGAATGAGGTTCTCGGACGCGTACTGCATGATGAGGCGTCCCGTGGTCGTCTCGCCGGTAAAGGCGATCTTGCGGATCCGCTTGTTCGCCGCGAGCGGCTTGCCCGCCTCGACGCCGAAACCGTTGACCACGTTGACCACGCCCGGCGGAAGCAGGTCTCCGATGATCTCCATGAGCACCATGATCGACGCCGGCGTCTGCTCGGCGGGCTTGAGCACCACGCAGTTGCCCGCGGCGAGCGCCGGGGCGAGCTTCCAGATGCCCATGAGCAGCGGGAAGTTCCACGGGATGATCTGCCCGACGACCCCGAGCGGCTCGTGGAAGTGGTAGGCGATCAGGTCCTCGTTGATCTGCGACAGGTGCCCCTCCTGCGCCCGGATCGCGCCGGCGAAGTAGCGGAAGTGATCGATGCCGAGCGGAATGTCGGCGTTGAGCGGCTCGCGAATCGCCTTGCCGTTGTCCCAGCTCTCGGCGACGGCGATCTTCTCGAGGTTCTCCTCGATGCGGTCGGCGATCTTGTTGAGGATCACCGCGCGCTCCGCGGGGCTCGTCGTGTTCCACTTCGGTGCCGCGGCCCATGCCGCGTCGAGCGCCGCCTCGATATCGTCCGCAGTGCCGCGCGCGATCTCGCAGAACACCTTGCCGTTGATGGGGGAGACGTTCTCGAAGTACTCGCCCTTGATCGGGGCGACCCACTCGCCACCGATGTAGTGGTCGTAGCGCTCCTTGAAATCGACAAGCGCGCCTTCGGTTCCCGGGTTCGCGTACACCGTCATGGTGGACTCCTTTCATTGCAGATCAACCAGGTGGTTGTTAACCAATGCGGTTGCCTGCGAATGTAATCTGCGTCACGTTGCAACAACGTTGCACGACGGCGGAGATGCCGGACCGGTGTGAGCGTGCGGCTACGCGATGTCGCTGCTCCGGAGCGTTTCCAGGTGGGCGACAATGACCGAGCGCTGCGCCGATCGCGGAGGAAGAACCTGCAGGGCGACCTGCCACGGATCGGGGTCGGCCTCGACCTCCGGGAGCTCGAGGTAGCGCAGGAGGGTATCGGGGTTCGCGTCGGACAACATGGCCTCGCGGAGGGCGAGGGAGGCGCTTTGCAGCATTGCCGAGACGCGGTCGGATTCGGCGGCCGCCGCCGATTCCCCGCGGTAGAGGTCGAGCGCGAGATCGTATTCGCCTCGGCCGACGTGTTCGACGACCTCGAGCGCGTCGATCGCGAGCGGCTCGGTGAGCCGGTAGGGCCGGCCCGCGAGCTGCGGAGCGCCGGGAATTGATTCGAGAAGCCGCTTGAGTCGGAGCAGCTCCACGCGGACGGTGGCCGCGGCCGTCTGCTCGGGGTAGATGAGCGCGCCTATCTCCCCGGCGGTAAGCCCGCCTGGTTCGGTGGCGAGGACCGTGAGGAGCTCGGTGTGCCGCGTCGTCAGCGGAGTCGAGGTGCCGCCCGCCTCCAGGCACGGCCGCCCCCGGTGGACGAGGCGCAAAGTCGGTAGTGACGGCGGGGTTCGTGAGGCGTCCAGGGCGGACGCATCGCGCATCTGGATGCTCAATTCGCGCGCGGCGGCCGCGGCTGTCGCACGGACGAGCGCCAGGCAGCGCGGGTCGCCGGCGGCGTCGCCGCCGGTGACGTCGAGCGCTCCGAGGATCGCGCCCGTCGACGGGTGGACGAGCGGCGCGGCGGAGCAACTGAACGCGTGGACCTCCGGGCGCGTATGTTCCTCGCGCCTGACCGAGAGCGCGGATCCGCGAAGCAATGCCGTCCCCGGGGCGTTGGTGCCTTTCTGGGCCTGCGACCAGTTCTCGCCGACTGCGAAACCAATCTCCTCGATGCGCGACTGCGCGCGTCGGTCGCCGCCGATGTGGCGCAGGTGGCCGGTGTCGTCGGCGAGCGCGACGACGAGACCGTCGTCCGAGGCCGTGGGTATGAGCAGGTCATTGACGAGGCCGACGACGGTCTCGACCGGCGTGCCGGCGTGCTGCTCCGGGGCCGCGGGTGTTGTCCGCGCCTGCCGCTGCTGGGACACGCATCCTCCCGCCCGTGTATGAACTGGTGATTCAGCTCACAGTATAGGCGCGATCGTGCGAACGTCCAGGCCCGAGCGTGTGTGAGATCGGTGATCAATGCCAGACGGTTGCGGCGCTACGTCTGTCGCACTTCGCGTCGGACGGCAGCCCTGAGGGAGAAATCACCGTGTCCGGCCGGAAACACACACGCTGGAGTGTGTGTTTCCGGCCAGGCGTGGTGTTTCGCGGCAGCGCGTACCGTTGAAGGGCGCGAGCGCCCGCATGCGGTCCTGGCGAACGGCGAGCTTCACCCACCTCTTGGCCGCTAGGGACGGATGCTCTCGTTGTACAACGATGCCCTCGTTCCCCGCGGCCGAAGGCTGCTGCCGCTGGTTCAGTCGGCCTTCGCGGCCACCACCCGGCCGACTCGCTCGAACGCCTCGGTGAGAACTGCAGGGTTGCAGGCGAAATTGACTCGGAAGTGTCCTTCTCCACCCGGGCCGAAGGCGATGCCGGGACTGAAGGCGACCTTCGCTTCGGAGAGGAAGACCTTTGCGGGGTTGTCCCCGAGTTCGGGGTAGGCGGAGGCGTCGATCCACGCGATGTACGTCGACTCCGGGCGCACCATCGTGGCCTTCGGCAGGTGCTCGGCGAGCAGCTGCTCGAGCAGGTCGACGTTCTCGTCGAGCGCCGCCATGAGCTGCTCCCGCCACGGCTCACCCTCGGTGAGCGCGACCCTGGCCGCCAGGGAACCGAGGTGGCCGGCGGCGCCGGCGAGATACGGCGGGAGCGTGTACTGGGCGCGGTTGCCGGTGATGACGAAGGCGCACTTGAGGCCGGCGAGATTCCAGGTCTTCGACGCCGAGGAGATCGCGAAACCGACCTTGCGCGCGGTATTCGAGGCGGCGAGGAAGCTGCGGAATTCGTGGCCCGGCAGGGCCATGGGGGCCCAGATTTCGTCCGACACCACGATCGCGCCGTAGGAATCGGCGAGCTCTGCGAGCGCGGCGAGTTCGGACTGCGGGTGGATGCGGCCGGTCGGGTTGTGCGGGTGGCACAGCAACACCGCCCGCGCCCCGGCGGCGAGCTCGGCTTCGATCGCCGGGAGGTTGATGCCGCCGTCCTCGGCGAACGGCACGGGCGCCGGCTCGTGACCGGCACGGCGGATCCATCCCGGGAACGGCATGTAGACGGGAACGTGGTGAACCACCCGTCCTCCGCTCGGTACGAACTCGGCCAAAGCCGCGCGGACGCCGACTCCGACGTCATATACGGGCATGACGTCGCCGGGCGCGGATTCGACGCCATAGCGGGTGTAGTACTGCGAGACGATATCGCGCAGGCCATCGGCATCCGCGGAGTAACCGGTATCCCCGTCCGCGACGGCCGCGG
It encodes the following:
- a CDS encoding cellulase family glycosylhydrolase — its product is MTRRVSQASTRQWHVAGALLTIAVIAVAASYAIISDRSSRPADDATAAISLSDPSALCDSFGIAGNHEIDASPPAEFAASMHEARAAGASRIRLGVLWSEVEPTRGEYAWANVDHKIKAALDNDLVPLLLLNHAPDWARDLMDDEPEETARVFANFAGEVAKRYGDDVEGYEIWNEPNTQRFWNQPDPDDYALMLDQSYDSIHAADENATVISAGLAPADDGDGSVAPLTFLTRLYERGAEQHVDAIGLHPYTYPELPSGSSPWNSFRIMDEIREMMAEHGDTTTPFWFTEFGAPTVGDRSVGEHEQKGMIAEAFNLAAADARIGPVFLYTLRDLDLGAGNPESNFGLYSENGEPKPVVNELQRISSSCH
- a CDS encoding glycosyltransferase family 4 protein, which codes for MRILAVNAGAHMSGAESVLLDLLAHAGKEGWDRELLCPYGPLAEKGSALARHVEIPAMTPGSTRPGAAESRIGRIVRLATLPLRWLQSGARIRREARDADVVLVNSTMALPAIGVAFAERLYSGSTRRSRRRPRIVWLVHDTITHRKQQIAARLGGRALTLAIAVSSTTARSVESYVHDVVVRPNGVSIPPQPVTPPQNRTPVVGVLAVLTSWKGQHVAIDALTKAPGVTLEIAGSAFPGSEDYEQFLRTKVTELGLTDRVRFLGHVDKSSVFTRWDAMLSPSTSPEAGPLGVLEAMASGVPVIATNHGGSADYLRDGRGLLVAPGDSSALAHGIRHLTSDREKNESLRRVGREAAVNEHDLTSTIASMWQGISRD
- a CDS encoding cellulase family glycosylhydrolase, coding for MPLNSRPLKLPGAAQFLSAFLTVAVITAGAVAIENPARQPDLMAEKIDLGAKCQGVGVAGHPIMEHVPVEDFRADMELAASVGTDRYRLGANWREVEHTPGHYDWKALDERVNAVIDAGITPMLLLNTEPTWVDRADVPEHAEEFSAFAGAVAERYGTRVEGYEIWNEPNLDYYWQSPSADDYFEYLKRAYVAIHAKDPSATVMNGGPAPAANTETTVDAFDFIHRLYELGAKNYTDAIGVHPYSYPLLPSSDSKWNSFRVMERVRTMMADFGDGDKQFWSTEFGAPTGGLNSVSRAQQAAITEEAMDMMINDEQWGPLFLYTLRDTGQGSLDREGYFGLLTRSGQPKPVVNSISSALSHCNKNFEPGLPTGSVDGPDVTGSAGGLDHLPSQS
- a CDS encoding lipase family protein; this translates as MTAVLLFAGSAVIPPVAQSQPAPSGSAANHTSSLGQADELSNIVNPGDDRSFYELDQAVDLAAAQPGDVLRQREISLHLAGLATPVRVTQLQYRTTDTQGRPEFNVTSVLHPTVPADGRVVAYQSAYDSLNAEDGPSRSLAGNFSLGGGIATAETAVMLPILQSGASVVMADTEGVDANFAAGPEYGMATIDSLRAAKNAEAGGVRADSPVAMIGYSGGAIATNWASILMNTYAPELRPDIVGAAQGGLLVNPLNNLTYAIEGPLWSGVVMMAILGLARAYEVDVDPYLTDTGKYFADEMEKASITDGFGRLAGMSWEDIVKPEYPSPLDVPPIKEIVEKVNMGTAPVPDIPMLLVQGGGGYIELTPPGGENTGAGDGVMVAGDVRALAHRYCEAGTPIVYREYPIASHVMAGIPYALETVGWVNDRFAGKPAPNNCGTYPAGNDLTRGGQGGTFPVPISQS
- a CDS encoding DUF779 domain-containing protein; this translates as MTTSSLASTPTIEGESTSRVGLTPAAIELLQKLANRNGQLMFHQSGGCCDGSSPMCYPQGEFRTGDSDILLGTFTLPDLPDDVAELDFWMSREQFELWKHTHITVDVVDGRGGGFSLESPEGKRFLIRSEIMPA
- a CDS encoding aldehyde dehydrogenase family protein, translating into MTVYANPGTEGALVDFKERYDHYIGGEWVAPIKGEYFENVSPINGKVFCEIARGTADDIEAALDAAWAAAPKWNTTSPAERAVILNKIADRIEENLEKIAVAESWDNGKAIREPLNADIPLGIDHFRYFAGAIRAQEGHLSQINEDLIAYHFHEPLGVVGQIIPWNFPLLMGIWKLAPALAAGNCVVLKPAEQTPASIMVLMEIIGDLLPPGVVNVVNGFGVEAGKPLAANKRIRKIAFTGETTTGRLIMQYASENLIPVTLELGGKSPNIFFSDVMSEDDAFWDKAQEGFTMFALNQGEVCTCPSRALVQDSIYDPFMDTVTARTQAIKTGNPLDTDVMMGAQASNDQLQKILSYIDIGKQEGAKVRTGGKQADLGGDLSGGFYVEPTIFEGDNSMRIFQEEIFGPVVSVARFNDYADAMKTANDTLYGLGAGVWSRDGNVAYRAGREIQSGRVWVNNYHNYPAHAAFGGYKSSGIGRENHLMMLDHYQQTKNLLVSYDPSKMGFF
- a CDS encoding GAF domain-containing protein, which gives rise to MSQQRQARTTPAAPEQHAGTPVETVVGLVNDLLIPTASDDGLVVALADDTGHLRHIGGDRRAQSRIEEIGFAVGENWSQAQKGTNAPGTALLRGSALSVRREEHTRPEVHAFSCSAAPLVHPSTGAILGALDVTGGDAAGDPRCLALVRATAAAAARELSIQMRDASALDASRTPPSLPTLRLVHRGRPCLEAGGTSTPLTTRHTELLTVLATEPGGLTAGEIGALIYPEQTAAATVRVELLRLKRLLESIPGAPQLAGRPYRLTEPLAIDALEVVEHVGRGEYDLALDLYRGESAAAAESDRVSAMLQSASLALREAMLSDANPDTLLRYLELPEVEADPDPWQVALQVLPPRSAQRSVIVAHLETLRSSDIA
- a CDS encoding MalY/PatB family protein, producing the protein MSFPLDLELSALRARRSEKWVSYPEDVLPLFVAESDVALAPPIAERLAAAVADGDTGYSADADGLRDIVSQYYTRYGVESAPGDVMPVYDVGVGVRAALAEFVPSGGRVVHHVPVYMPFPGWIRRAGHEPAPVPFAEDGGINLPAIEAELAAGARAVLLCHPHNPTGRIHPQSELAALAELADSYGAIVVSDEIWAPMALPGHEFRSFLAASNTARKVGFAISSASKTWNLAGLKCAFVITGNRAQYTLPPYLAGAAGHLGSLAARVALTEGEPWREQLMAALDENVDLLEQLLAEHLPKATMVRPESTYIAWIDASAYPELGDNPAKVFLSEAKVAFSPGIAFGPGGEGHFRVNFACNPAVLTEAFERVGRVVAAKAD